Sequence from the Mixophyes fleayi isolate aMixFle1 chromosome 4, aMixFle1.hap1, whole genome shotgun sequence genome:
TGATTTCATCTTTATATATCCCAATTGAAAATAAGATATATTGTATTACAGATCCTTGCGTTTTCACTGCTTCATAGCTGAAATACAACACTTACTAATTCTGTTTTACATACATGCTTCTATGTAGCATCCGCCTTTTGCCAAGTGTATTTGAAAACAAACTAGTTAGGATTTTTACCATCAGTCATATCATAGAATTATTAATTAGAGTctctttaattttaaatatttagattCCTCAATAGGtgatataaacaataatattatgTATACTCATAGACACAGGTAGAAACTACTGACCTCAAGGAAAAAATACAGTTAATTAACTAGtaaaactattaataataataaagtaaaatttaTTGTCCAGAATTAAGTGTTAATTgggctatatatatattgggttTAACATGGTTTAATGTACTCTAGCCCTAATAAATGACAGTATTATAACTACATCAGTAACATTGTGCATTACTTGTATAATGGCTCTTTTCACCTCTTGGTTCCTCAGGCTGTATATAAGTGGATTCAGCATTGGTGTCACTACTGAATAGACAACAGCAGCTATCTTGTCTTGTTTCTCAAAGACATTGGAAGGAGAACGTATGTAAGTGAAGAAAACGGACACATAGAACATGGTGACACACATGAGATGGGACGAGCATGTACTGAAGGCTTTCTGTCTGCTCTTAGCAGATTTCATCAGCAGAATGGAAGAAATTATTAAAGTGTATGAGATCAGGATAGTAGTCAATGTACATATGCAACAAGAACCTATGATGAACACAGTTACCATGTCACAGGTTAAAGTATCAGAGCAGGACAGTTTGACAAGTGGAGGCATGTCACAATAGAAGTGGTCTATAAGGTTTGAACCGCAGAACTGGAGAGTAAATATACAGCTGGTCTGCATGGATGACTGTATGAAGCCAATTGAGAAAGCCAAGACAACCAGATGGCAACAATTTTTCTTGGTCATGATTGAGACATAATGGAGAGGGtgacatatagcaacatatcggtcatacGACATGTTTGAGAGAAGAAAAATCTCAGTACATGCCAGAGCAGAAAAGAAGTAGAACTGAAGGGCACATCCATCAAAAGAGATGGTCTTCGTTATGGAGATAAAGTCAGACAACATTTTAGGAGTAATAACTGAGGAGTAGAGAAGGTCCACCAGAGAGAGGTAACTCAGGAAGAAGTACATCGGAGTGTGGAGGTTGGATGTGTTATGGACAACAGCCATCATGCCGATGTTTCCCACTACCGTCACCATGTAAACATGTAAGAATAATATGAAGAGGAACGGGGCAAGTTCTTCATTGTCAGTAAGTCCAGAAAACACAAACACTGTCACTTGTGTCTTGTTTATGACGTCCATTGAGATCTCTCTGTAGTgctgaaaaaaatattgatttaaaataccaaaaaatgttCAATGTTAAAAAGAGTTGCAAAATTAGCAATGcagcaaaaataaagaaatggacaatacAATCTGCA
This genomic interval carries:
- the LOC142150393 gene encoding olfactory receptor 5AP2-like, giving the protein MDVINKTQVTVFVFSGLTDNEELAPFLFILFLHVYMVTVVGNIGMMAVVHNTSNLHTPMYFFLSYLSLVDLLYSSVITPKMLSDFISITKTISFDGCALQFYFFSALACTEIFLLSNMSYDRYVAICHPLHYVSIMTKKNCCHLVVLAFSIGFIQSSMQTSCIFTLQFCGSNLIDHFYCDMPPLVKLSCSDTLTCDMVTVFIIGSCCICTLTTILISYTLIISSILLMKSAKSRQKAFSTCSSHLMCVTMFYVSVFFTYIRSPSNVFEKQDKIAAVVYSVVTPMLNPLIYSLRNQEVKRAIIQVMHNVTDVVIILSFIRARVH